CGGCTCTCACATACGTTAACTCGTCACTTGTGCCCTTTGCATTCACTGGCACTGATACTCGTGCTTTATGAGCAACTTGATTAGGTTCTTTATTAGAGAGGCCATTTTTACTGCTATCGTCAAAATCTAAAATTTTATCTACCCAGCTGCACAACGAGCGCCCTGGTCCCATTTCAATAAATACCCGCGCACCTTTATCGTGCATGGTGTTAATTAAACGGGGGAAATCTACTCGGTCGCATAAACACTTAGCAACACTGTGAGCAATCGCTTTGCTCATTTGTGGTACGGGTAAGTAACAAGAGCTTGAATACATTTTAGTTTTTAAGCGCGCAGTAACGTCCATGGTATAAAGTTCAACCATGTCGTCATATTCAATTTTTGCTGGTGCACTGTGAATTGCATTTGCCATGTTAAGTGGCATAGCACGTACACCAAGTTTTTTAATAACGCGTAGACAATCGGCTGGATAACCACCTAATAATAAACTGTCTGGCGTATTAACTATGGTGCAATAAACACGTTCTTCATCTTCACTGGCAGCGATAACTTCATCTAACGTTGCTTTAATGGTGTAGGTTTCCCAAATCAACTCATCTAGACTTTCAGCTTGGTCATTGCTAGGGCTATTAGTAGGACTACTTGTCGAACTAGGAAGCCCCCAATGCTCACGTAAAGTTAGCAAGTCACCACATAAACGTTGATTGAAGGTATCTGAATTAGCTAAACGTGCGCTCATCAATCCTGGTTGTTGCCATGCACCCAATGCAGCGTACATACTGACTTCACCCATGCTGTAACCTGTAGCAAAGTCTGCCTTTACCTTAAAGACGTTTTCAAATACTTTAGTGAATACACACGCAAAACCAACGCCTGCTTCTGCAATATCAGCCAACTTACCACGGAGGTTTAAATCAAGCTGTTTTAATGCTTTAAAATCAGGACGAATTATGGACCGGGGATTTAATAATTTATCTTTTAAACTTGCGCCAATATCGTCGGCTAAGTTAGCAACATCTTGGTGTATTTCAGGAAAAAGGTGGAATAAATCACGTCCTAAACCGACATACGTTGCACCAATGCCCGGATATAAAAATGAAACATTATTAGTCGCTGATTCACTATTATTAACAGGGCTAGCACTAAAATAGCTGCCTTTTGGCGTTCGCCATTCTTGCTGATTATTCTTATCAGAATTAACATCAGAAAATGCTGCAGGAACACCGGCTTTAGCGAGTTTTATTTCTTTGCTTAGTTCTTCTATCGATTCAGACAATAAGGCAATCGTATAACGACTGCTATTGCCTTTAGACTGTTCAAAACGCGTTAAAGCAATATCTTTAAGTGATGTTCTACTCTGTTCAGCCTTCTCTTCAAGGTTACCTTTAAAAGTAGCTTCAAGCTCATCTTCAAGATCAATTAACTGAGTTAATAAATTAGGTAAATCCTCTGCGCCAATTAATACTAGCTGTAAATCACTACAGGCAATAAAACCATTACTGCGAATATCGCTTGCAGCATGTTTACCATCAATAAGACCAACCTGCTCTTCTTGCAGGATAATATGACAATAATCATGATTATTGTCTGAAACGGTTAAACAACTGTACGCGCCAAAGTGGGCATTACCATTAGGCTGTGGATACCATGGACGAGCCTCTGTTGGAAAGTAACAGCTTGAGCTTTGCCATTTTTCAAGTTCACTGGCTTGTGGTTGTTGCCAATCAGTAATGGCAGGAATATAACGTTGTTGCAGTGCAATAACGGTACGTAACAAACCTAACACTTCAGAAAAGCCAGCCCCTTCTCCGGTAACACTACGTGCACAAGAGATAGCCGTATTTAATGCTTCATTGGCATCTTCACTCATTACTGCTTTATTGGCACCATCTATTAAATAATGGCTCAATAAACCTTTTGTTTCAGCAAGCGAAGCATCTTTATTTGATAACGCAGAAACTTCAAGCAAACCAATATCTGTTGCATTGACTTGCGCTTTATCTAACGCTGCAGCAGTAACACTAGTTATATCGCTCCCCGTGGCAAAACCTTTTATCCGCGAATAGACATAACAGTGATGAGTTTGTGCAAACGTTGCAGGTGCAAATAATAATGCAGCAATACCGCGACACGCTTGATAAGCGCTAAAGTTTTGATCATATGAGATGGTCGCCAGCTCTTGGCAAACATCACTGCCATTTTGCTTATCGCTTAAACTAAGTAAATTAATACCAAGCAAGGCTACCAAGAAATTTTGCTCAATCAACGTATCTATTTGTTGTAGTGCGCTAGCTAACGAAGTAACAACAATAACATTTTCAATATCAATGACTATATTTTCACTGTCGTGCATTAGCACAACAACTTTGATATCAGCGCTACTGACTTGATTAGCAAGTGCCATACGCTCAACCGTTGCTGAACAGCTTAGCTTGAGTGTTGTATTTTCCTTGTCTGATATTTCAGCTTGATCTAGGCTCTTACCTGAGATATTCCCTGAAAGTTTGCCGAGGTATAGCGCACGTTCAACCCGATCAATATCGGTTTGAACGCTCTGTTCATTTTCAAACTGAGCATCTAAACCAATAATGGCCGTTTTATAATGATTGTTAACCATTACGCACTTGCCTCACTTTCACTTTGCTTAGCTTTCGGTGTAGTTTTCGGTGCCTTTTTAGGTAGGAATAAGTCATTTAAGTTAGCACTAGCCGTCACTTTGGCAGATTTTATCTCACTGAGTAATCGATTGTTTTCATCAATCATTTCAATGTCAGCCACTAAAGAACCACGTTGCTTTCCTTTGCCTGAGCTTTTCACTACCGTTAATTTAAGGTAGAAGTTTTCACCAAGACTGACGTCACGGTATACCGTCCAACTTTGCGTACTTGACGGTAAGCTACCTAAACCTAATTGCTTTTTAGCCCAAACTAACATGGCTTGATAAGCGATATCATTGGCAAAAATGTTCGAGTGTTCGCTTGCACTATTCAACGGGCTAATCGGGAACTCGCCTTGCTTAAGACTTGCCACTGCTGGTACTTGGCATTTCAATAATAGACCTTGCTCATTACACGCAAGTATTGCCTTAATTCCTTGCAGGCTTTCACCGTGGAATAAAGTACCATTAGTATATAAAGCGCCTGCTTCTTCAGTGCTCGAAAGTACTGTTTCCGGAAGTAATTCTGGTAAAGCTTCAGGTAATATAAGTTCAACCGTTGGCGCTTCTTTTCTTTCCGCTTTAGCGACTAATGTCAGCTGAGCGCCATAATGAAATACTGGTTTACCCTGCTCATTAGTACTTGAAATTTTAGTGTCTACTACTAAGCTTTCACCCTCAACTTGAGCAATCATATCGATTGAATATTCTGTTGCTTCACTGCCATCAAAGATGATGCCTTTAAACAACTTATAGTTTGCTAGTCCTTGATAATGAAATGCTGGGTAAGCAACCATTGCGGCTTCACTCATCCATGCTATGGCGCACACGGTTGGTAATACTTTGTCATCACCAATGGTGTGGTCAGCTAAAAAGGTATTGTTAGTCGCTAAAAGTGTTTTATTAACACGGCTAGTTAAGCGACTAACTTGTGGCTTTTTTACAGATGCATCCTTAGCTGTATCCTTCGACAAATCATTACCAACAAGGATTTGTGCACAACGGTTAGTATCTGCAGCGAGTTCACTTACCAATAATTTAGCGCCTGCATCAAGTGGAATAATATAAACACCACGGTCGTTAAACATACGTTTAAGCTCTGGTGTTACCATGCCACCATCCCAAGGTCCCCAGTTGAAGCTTAGTACTTGAGCACTTGGATTTAATGCTTTAAAACGGTAAGCCGTTTTATTTAAAATATCATTAGCGATGGAGTAATCAGATTGCCCTGGGTTACCATAAAAACCAGCCGCTGATGAAAATAACACTAAGTGTTTAATATTTTC
The DNA window shown above is from Colwellia psychrerythraea 34H and carries:
- a CDS encoding PfaB family protein; the protein is MVNNHYKTAIIGLDAQFENEQSVQTDIDRVERALYLGKLSGNISGKSLDQAEISDKENTTLKLSCSATVERMALANQVSSADIKVVVLMHDSENIVIDIENVIVVTSLASALQQIDTLIEQNFLVALLGINLLSLSDKQNGSDVCQELATISYDQNFSAYQACRGIAALLFAPATFAQTHHCYVYSRIKGFATGSDITSVTAAALDKAQVNATDIGLLEVSALSNKDASLAETKGLLSHYLIDGANKAVMSEDANEALNTAISCARSVTGEGAGFSEVLGLLRTVIALQQRYIPAITDWQQPQASELEKWQSSSCYFPTEARPWYPQPNGNAHFGAYSCLTVSDNNHDYCHIILQEEQVGLIDGKHAASDIRSNGFIACSDLQLVLIGAEDLPNLLTQLIDLEDELEATFKGNLEEKAEQSRTSLKDIALTRFEQSKGNSSRYTIALLSESIEELSKEIKLAKAGVPAAFSDVNSDKNNQQEWRTPKGSYFSASPVNNSESATNNVSFLYPGIGATYVGLGRDLFHLFPEIHQDVANLADDIGASLKDKLLNPRSIIRPDFKALKQLDLNLRGKLADIAEAGVGFACVFTKVFENVFKVKADFATGYSMGEVSMYAALGAWQQPGLMSARLANSDTFNQRLCGDLLTLREHWGLPSSTSSPTNSPSNDQAESLDELIWETYTIKATLDEVIAASEDEERVYCTIVNTPDSLLLGGYPADCLRVIKKLGVRAMPLNMANAIHSAPAKIEYDDMVELYTMDVTARLKTKMYSSSCYLPVPQMSKAIAHSVAKCLCDRVDFPRLINTMHDKGARVFIEMGPGRSLCSWVDKILDFDDSSKNGLSNKEPNQVAHKARVSVPVNAKGTSDELTYVRAVAKLVSHGVKLDLHRLFNGSIIVKKPQA